AGCGCCTCCTTCGCGTCCGAGGGGATCGCCGAGGTGGCCGCAGAGCCACTGGCGGCGGGCTCGGCCGTGGACGGGGTGCCGTCGGACTGGCAGGCGGTGAGGCCGGGTACAAGCAGGGAGGCGGCGAGAACGCCGGCACTCCACCGTCGGATCTTCACGTGGACGTCTCCAGTTGTCGTCCGGCGCGTCACCGGCGCCGGAAAGGGGGATTCCGGGAAACGGGGGTGCCCGTCTGGGAGCTCTGTACCCAGTCGGGCGGTGCCCCTACCGTACGGAGTCGGCCAACTCGCGTAGTTCGCTCTCGCTCGCCTCCCCCACCACGATCACCGTCCGCGCGGGTTCCAGGAGTACCAGGGCACGCTCGTTGCCCCGGGCGGTGTAACGCTGCCAGCTCTGGCCGTCCAGATCGAGCGCGCCCTGCGGCTGGCTCCGCTCGGTGAGTTCCTGGGGTAGGAGCCGCTCCACCGGCACGTTGCTCTGCACGAGCTGGACCCCCCGCCCCTCCGGGGTCAGGTAGCCCAGGCGCAGGCTCGCTCCCTGCTCGGTCTGCTGGAACCGGGCCGTGGTGGTACGCCAGTCGGAGCCGAGGCCGGTGGGCTCGCCCACCGGGAAGGCGTTCGCCGCCCGCGCCTGCTCGATGGCGGGCGCTGGGTCGACGGTCGTCGGCTGCTCGCCGCCGAGGAAACCCCGGTAGAAGGCAAGCAGAAGGGCGATCGGGACGAGGAGCACCAGCAGCGAGATCGCCATGTCCTTCGGGGAGCGCTCGGAACGCGCCGCACGTCCGGCCGCCGGGGCTGCCGCCTGTTGCGGGGTCACCGGGTCCACCAGCGCCGGTTCTGCGCCGGCCGGAGCCGCCCCGGCGGGCTCAGCCGGCTCGGCGGACGCTGAATCCGACCCGGCCGGTTCCCCGGTGCGGCCGGCAGCGGGTTCTGGTCCGGGCGGGGTGTCCCCCGTCGCCCGGTCGGGCACCGGCGGCTGCCCCTGCGGCGGGGTCGTCGGCGTCCCGGGCGGGGTCAGCGGTGGCTGGCCGTCCGGCGGGGTCGAATCGGCGGGTACGCGGTCTGCGGTCTCCACCCTCCTATCTTGGCAGCCGCCGGTTGGCCGGATCCGGGCCACCACGACCCGGCGACAACGTTAGGTTGACCACCGTGTCCGGGCGTTTCGCTGGCCATCATGTGAGGATCAGTACAAAGCCGGCGGCGGCGGCGACGGCCGTACCCGCCGGGCCACCCCGCACCGTCGCGAGGAGGAACCCGCATGACCAACACCAGGACGCGGATCCCGCAGGATCTCGACCGCAACCTCGCCCTCGACCTGGTCCGGGTCACCGAGGCGGCGGCGATGGCCGCCGGGCGGTGGGTCGGCCGGGGCGACAAGGAGGGCGGGGACGGGGCAGCCGTCGACGCCATGCGCAAGCTGATCAACTCGATCCCGATGCGGGGTGTCGTGGTGATCGGCGAGGGCGAGAAGGACAACGCCCCGATGCTCTTCAACGGCGAGGAGGTCGGTGACGGCAGCGGCCCCGAGGTGGACGTGGCGGTCGACCCGATCGACGGCACCACGCTGATGAGCAAGGGCATGCCGAACGCCCTGGCGGTGCTCGCGGTGGCCGAGCGGGGTGCGATGTTCGACCCGAGCGCGGTCTTCTACATGGAGAAACTCGCCGTCGGGCCGGCGTACGCGGACGTGATCGACATCAACGCCGGGGTCGCCGACAACCTGCGCCGGATCGCCAAGGTCAAGGGCACCGACGTCTCCGAGGTGACCGTCTGCGTACTGGACCGTCCCCGCCACGACGACCTGGTCGCCCAGATCCGCAAGACCGGGGCGGGCATCCGGTTCATCTCCGACGGCGACATCGCCGGTGCCATCGCCGCCGCCCGGGGCGAGTCCGACGTCGACGTGCTGATGGGCATCGGCGGCACCCCGGAGGGGATCACCGCCGCCTGCGCGCTGAAGTGCATGGGCGGGATGATGCAGGCCAAGCTCTGGCCCCGGGACGACGCGGAGCGGACCAAGGCCCTCGACGCCGGCCACGACCTGGACCGGGTGCTCACCACCGACGACCTGGTCACCGGGGACAACTGCTTCTTCGTGGCCACCGGCGTCACCTCGGGCGACCTGCTGCGCGGGGTGAGCTACCGGGCCGGTGGGGCGTACACGCAGTCGATCGTGATGCGGTCCAAGAGCGGCACGATCCGGGTGATCGACTCCTACCACCGCCTCGAGAAGCTGGCGCTCTACTCGGCCGTCGACTTCGACGGCCGCCCCCTGGCCGAACAGGAGTGACGGCCACCCGGGAGGCCGGCACGGTTCCGTCGACGGCTGTGCGGCTCACCGGGGTCGGGCTCGCCGTGTTCTCCGGCACCACCGTGGCCCTTCAGTCGCGGATCAACGGCGAACTGGGCGTACGCCTCGGCGACGGGATCGCCGCCGCCGTGGTCTCCTTCGGGCTGGGTCTGCTGATCCTGCTGGTGCTGGTCCCTGCTGCCCCGGCCGGGCGGCGGGGACTGCACCGGCTCCGCGCCGCCCTCCGGGAAGGGTCGCTGCGGCCGTGGCAGTGTCTCGGCGGGGCCTGCGGCGCGTTCTTCGTGGCCGCCCAGGGACTCACCATCGGCACGCTCGGGGTCGCGGTCTTCACCGTCGCGGTGGTTGCCGGGCAGTCCGGCAGCAGCCTGGCGGTGGACCGGGCCGGCGTCGGGCCGACCGGGCGGCAGCCGGTGACCCCCCACCGGCTGGCCGGGGCGTCGCTGGCCGTGGTGGCGGTCCTCATCGCCGTCGGCGACCGGTTGAGCGAGCCCGGCATGCTGGTGCTGGCCCTGTTGCCGCTGCTCGCCGGGGTCAGCATCGCCTGGCAACAGGCGGTCAACGGCCAGGTGCGCGCGGCCTCGGGCAGCGCGCTCACCGCCACGCTGGTCAACTTCGCCGTCGGCATGCTGGCACTGCTCGCCGTCTTCGCCGCCGTCCTGCTGGTGCGGGGCCTACCGGCCGGCGGCCTCCCGACCGAACCATGGCTCTACCTGGGTGGCCCGATCGGCATCCTGTTCATCACGATCGCGGCGGCGATCGTCCGGTTCACCGGGGTGCTCCTGCTCGGCCTGGCGACCATCGCCGGTCAGATCGTCGGGGCCGTGCTGTTGGACGTGGTGCTGCCCACGGCGGCCCGGCATCCCGGGCCGGCCACCCTGGTCGGCGCCGTCCTCACCCTGGTCGCCACGCTGATCGCCGCGGTCGGTCCGCCGGTGCGCCGCTGAGGTGGCGCCAGGAGCACGACCGGCCACTCCCCGAACCGTTCCCTCGCACACCCCTGCCACCGCTCTCCGCCGAGCAGGTCACCCACGGCACCCGCACCCGCCTCAGCCGACCGGGGCGGGCAGCTCGGCGGTCGCCCTGATGGCCGACCTGATCGGCCTGCCCTGAGCGACCCCGACCCGCCCTCGCTGGCGCTCCCGGTGGCCGGCCGAACCGGGACGGCCCGCGACCGGCCCCCGCCGGTCAGGTGCCGTCGGAGGAGTGGCCGGGGAACAGGTGGGCCGACGGGTCGATGACCACCGCCGCGTTGTTCAC
The nucleotide sequence above comes from Micromonospora pallida. Encoded proteins:
- a CDS encoding DUF4245 domain-containing protein; amino-acid sequence: METADRVPADSTPPDGQPPLTPPGTPTTPPQGQPPVPDRATGDTPPGPEPAAGRTGEPAGSDSASAEPAEPAGAAPAGAEPALVDPVTPQQAAAPAAGRAARSERSPKDMAISLLVLLVPIALLLAFYRGFLGGEQPTTVDPAPAIEQARAANAFPVGEPTGLGSDWRTTTARFQQTEQGASLRLGYLTPEGRGVQLVQSNVPVERLLPQELTERSQPQGALDLDGQSWQRYTARGNERALVLLEPARTVIVVGEASESELRELADSVR
- the glpX gene encoding class II fructose-bisphosphatase, whose translation is MTNTRTRIPQDLDRNLALDLVRVTEAAAMAAGRWVGRGDKEGGDGAAVDAMRKLINSIPMRGVVVIGEGEKDNAPMLFNGEEVGDGSGPEVDVAVDPIDGTTLMSKGMPNALAVLAVAERGAMFDPSAVFYMEKLAVGPAYADVIDINAGVADNLRRIAKVKGTDVSEVTVCVLDRPRHDDLVAQIRKTGAGIRFISDGDIAGAIAAARGESDVDVLMGIGGTPEGITAACALKCMGGMMQAKLWPRDDAERTKALDAGHDLDRVLTTDDLVTGDNCFFVATGVTSGDLLRGVSYRAGGAYTQSIVMRSKSGTIRVIDSYHRLEKLALYSAVDFDGRPLAEQE
- a CDS encoding DMT family transporter, whose product is MTATREAGTVPSTAVRLTGVGLAVFSGTTVALQSRINGELGVRLGDGIAAAVVSFGLGLLILLVLVPAAPAGRRGLHRLRAALREGSLRPWQCLGGACGAFFVAAQGLTIGTLGVAVFTVAVVAGQSGSSLAVDRAGVGPTGRQPVTPHRLAGASLAVVAVLIAVGDRLSEPGMLVLALLPLLAGVSIAWQQAVNGQVRAASGSALTATLVNFAVGMLALLAVFAAVLLVRGLPAGGLPTEPWLYLGGPIGILFITIAAAIVRFTGVLLLGLATIAGQIVGAVLLDVVLPTAARHPGPATLVGAVLTLVATLIAAVGPPVRR